In Sphaerospermopsis torques-reginae ITEP-024, the genomic window TACTTCTTGGCCTATGGTGTCTTGGCCTACCTATACAGGTGGTTTAGGGTTCAACCTGAAATGGAACATGGGTTGGATGCACGATATGTTGGATTATTTCAGCATGGACCCTTGGTTTCGGCAGTTCCATCAAAACAATGTCACCTTTAGTATGTGGTACAACCACAGTGAAAACTTCATGTTGGCATTGTCACACGATGAAGTTGTACATGGTAAGAGCAACATCATCGGTAAAATGCCCGGTGATAGATGGCAGAAGTTAGCTAATGTGCGGACTTTATTTGCTTATATGTTTGCTCACCCTGGTAAGAAAACCATGTTTATGAGTATGGAGTTTGGCCAGTGGAGTGAGTGGAATGTGTGGGCGGACTTAGAATGGCAGTTATTACAACATGAACCCCATCAACAGTTAAAAGCATTTTTTAAGGAGATAAATCATCTTTACCGTTCTGAACCTGCTTTATATACTCAGGATTTTGCGCGGGAAGGGTTTGAATGGATTGATTGTAGCGATAATCGTCACAGTGTAGTTTCTTTTGTCCGTCGTGCTAAAGATACTGATGAGTTTGTAGTTGTGGTTTGTAATTTTACACCCCAACCCCATTCTCACTATCGCATCGGTGTACCAGAAAAAGGATTTTATACTGAGTTGTTCAATAGCGATGCGCGTAAATATGGCGGTAGCAATATGGGCAACTTAGGAGGAAAATGGACTGATGATTGGTCTTTACATAATCGTCCTTATTCCTTAGATTTGTGTTTACCACCTTTGGGAGTTTTGATTCTCAAACTGGATCAAGAAAAGACTGCGGAAGCACTGAGTTAAGGTTTAAACTGGGATGTTGCGGGAAGTAGTTTACACTTCCTGCTTCACAATCCCGTAACCAAAGTTTAACACCTTGAGCGATCGCCCCCTGACTACTATCCCTGGGTGGTGCTATAGGTGGTTTTACTGGATATTCACCAGTTTGAGTAAACATCATCACCACCTGCCAACCCAAAGTAGTTTTCGTCAAAAACAACCAGTGGAACTGTTGCAACTCCACCGCCTTTTTATTAACATACTGTCGTTCCAGCGTTGTAAAAAAAACCTGCTCAACCCCTTGGGAAGCATAATTATTAGTATTATTAGCAGTATTATTTGCAGTATTAATACCAGGGCTTAAAGGTAGATTTTGAAACTCCGGCTTACCTGCCACCAAAATATAAGGATAGATATCAACACTGCGACTCAGACGACGGGATCTTTGAATAACGCGGTTAGCATAGCTAGGTAAATCTAACATCAAACGAGTAGTTAAACTTTCCAAACTTTGCTGAGAACAAGAACTACTCACATCTGACTTTACAGGTGTAGGAGAAAGATTTTTAGAGAAAACAGGAGATACAAAGATAAAAGACATAAAAAGCCACACAGGAAAAAGAAATACTAAATCCTTAAAAACAAACCAGCCATTTTTTCTGCCTTCATCTGGAAAATTCATCAAATTCAAAAAATCACATCTTGTAAAAAATATTATCCCATAACTTGGGCGGGCAAGATGCCCACCCTACAAAAATCAGAAAAGACCCACAAAAAATCTCTTCAAAACTTCCTCTCTCTGCGTTCTCTGCGCCTCTGCGTGAGATTGAAAAAAGTGATTCACTTACCCACATCTACCTCCTCACAAATCTTATCCCAAGCCAGAACCGGATCAGCAGCAGCAGTAATAGGTCTACCGATCACCAAAAAATCAGCACCTGCTTCAACAGCTTGAGCAGGAGAGAGCGATCGCTTTTGATCACCTTTTTCAGCCCAACTCGGACGCACCCCAGGACAAACCAGCAAAAAATCCTCTCCGCAACATTCCCGCAACTGTGCCACCTCCTGGGGAGAACAAACCGCCCCATTCAAACCTGCATTTTTCGCCAAAAGTGCCATTTCTAAAGCGAACTCCGGCAATTCCAGAGGAATTTTCAAATCAAACGCCAAATCTCGCGCCGAAATGCTAGTTAACACAGTAATAGCGATTAAATTAGGTGGTTTAGTTCCCACCTTTTCTGCTCCCACCAGCACCGCTTCAGCAGCAGCAGTCAAACAATCATTACCACAAGTTGCGTGAATTGTCAACAAATCCACCCCATAACCAGCAGCAGCACGACAAGCAGCAGCTACAGTATTAGGGATATCGTGAAACTTCAAATCCAGGAAAATCCGCTTTTGCCGAGATTTTAGCACATCGAGAATAGCCGGACCCGTGCTAGTAAACAATTCTAAACCAACCTTCCAGAAAGACACCTGGGGAAGTTTATCCACCAAAGCGATCGCACTTTCCAAATCTGGAACATCTAAAGGTACAATAATTTTTTCATCATTCATAATTCTGGTTATTACATTCAGTTATAGTAGTCCTATTAAGGGTGAAAATGTTAACATCTCATGATATCTTCCATCCAATGAACATAACTGATTTGTTGACACATACAAGCTTGAAGATAGCGGAATTTATCTAACACGTAAAGACAGGTGTTCAAAACCGGATAATCATTTTTTGGCAAGGATTTGAGGATGTCTTTGACAATCTTGGGAAATGAATTTATAATCATGATCAAATCAATATTTTGATATAGCTTGCTCAAATTTTAATATATTTTGGGATATTTTTATCACAGATTTCTTAACATTCAACACTTCTGACCTTAGAATTATCTTCCACTAATTTTATTAATGGGTTAGAATCTCTACAAAAAAGATATTTAATTAACAAAATTGTAGAAGATAACATATTGTTTGATTTATCTCCTATTTTCAGAGAATATGTCAGAAATTTTTGTGAAGATTAATCTACATCATCCCCGCTTGAAAAATCTGATTTGCGGTTAAATTTAATTCAGTAAAAACTTGAGAAATAACCCGTTCATCATCTCTAAATTTACTGATTTGATATTCTCCATCTACCAAATTACAAACAGAAATAGTAGGTTGTTTGGGATTACCAATAAAATTACGTCCTCCTAAAGCTGCATAATCTATAATCCAATATTCAGCAATACCCATTTCTTCATAATCAGCGTACTTTAAATAATAATCATCACGCCAATTAGTGGAAACAACTTCGATGATTAAAGGTATGGAAGCACCATTACTAATAACTGATTGTTTTTTCCATAATGGTTCATTAGCTAAATTAGCACGATTTAAAACTAACAAATCGGGAAAATAACCAGAATCTTTACCTTCTGGTCTAACTATAACTTGATTAGGTATCACATACGGAAGATTTAACCCATCAATTTTAGCACTAATTTTGATAGTTAAAAACCCTTTAACTTCTTCATGATCTCCCACCGGTTGCCCCATTGTGACAATTTCTCCATGATGTAATTCATAACGTATATCGGAATTGTCAGGAAGCCAGTTAACAAATTCCTCAAAGGTGACAATTTTATTTAGGGTTTGAATCATGACTGTGAACAATTATTGATGATGAAAATATTATAACAGCAGGGTGCGTCAGATATCAAAAGTATATTTATTTACATGACTTCTACCGTCTGACGCACTCTACGAGTCCCGTACTAAATCTGAAACATCTAAAGGAACTATAATTCTCTCGGCATTAATAATCATATCAATGATGGGTTTGTTTTCATGGTGTTTTATATTTTTACGATTGAATGAGTTAATACTCATAATATTCAGTAAGGTGTGTATTTACTTGGAGTGACACACCTTATTTTCTGAAATATTTGGTTATCGTCTAGATTTGACTAGAACTTTACGCATCTCAAACTAAAATTTGTTTTTTCAGAGATTTCAATTGACCAGATAATTCTTTACGAGTTGAAAATCGCAACATATAGTACAAAAAGAAGTAAAGCAACAAATATTATTTGCCATTTAACCTCTGGTTTTGATACTGTTACAACTTCACAACTTCAGGTTGGGAAGGTGTTACAACTTCAGGTTGGGAAGGTGCTACAACTTCAGGTTAGGAAGGTGCTATTACTTCAGTTTGAGGAGTTGCTATCCCACATTCCGCTTGTGGTGTGAGTTCTTGAAAATCATAGCTAACTAAACGCACAAAATTCTTCTTACCCACTTGTAAAACCTTACCCGATAAATCACTAGGTGAGTCAAAAGTTAAATCTACGTCAGTAATCTTTTCACCATCCAACCTGACACCACCCTCTTGAATTTTCCGTTTACCTTCTCCCGTACTTTTACACATACCAGAAGCACCGAGAATAAAAGCTAATTTAGCCGGAAATTGAGTTATAGCAGCCAAAGAAAACTCCGGTAATGCCCCTTCCTTACCACCGCTTTTTGCAGCCTCCTTAGCCTCATTAGCCGCCGCTTCACCGTGATACTGACGGACAATTTCCCAAGCTAAAAATTGCTGGCGATCGCGGGGGTTTTCTGGCAAACTCTCCAAAGGTAAATCAGTCAACAACTCAAAATACTGTGACAGTAAATTATCTGGCACAGCTTGAAGCTTCTGATATTTCTGGGAAGGGTGTTCAGAAAGTCCCACATAATTACCTAAAGACTTAGACATCTTTTGTACACCATCAGTCCCGATCAAAATAGGTAACAGTAAACCAAACTGAGGCTTCAAACCAAAATGACGTTGTAAATCTCGACCCACAGCAATGTTAAACTTTTGATCAGTTCCCCCCAACTCCACATCAGACTCCACAGCCACA contains:
- a CDS encoding Uma2 family endonuclease, which translates into the protein MIQTLNKIVTFEEFVNWLPDNSDIRYELHHGEIVTMGQPVGDHEEVKGFLTIKISAKIDGLNLPYVIPNQVIVRPEGKDSGYFPDLLVLNRANLANEPLWKKQSVISNGASIPLIIEVVSTNWRDDYYLKYADYEEMGIAEYWIIDYAALGGRNFIGNPKQPTISVCNLVDGEYQISKFRDDERVISQVFTELNLTANQIFQAGMM
- the pyrF gene encoding orotidine-5'-phosphate decarboxylase, with amino-acid sequence MNDEKIIVPLDVPDLESAIALVDKLPQVSFWKVGLELFTSTGPAILDVLKSRQKRIFLDLKFHDIPNTVAAACRAAAGYGVDLLTIHATCGNDCLTAAAEAVLVGAEKVGTKPPNLIAITVLTSISARDLAFDLKIPLELPEFALEMALLAKNAGLNGAVCSPQEVAQLRECCGEDFLLVCPGVRPSWAEKGDQKRSLSPAQAVEAGADFLVIGRPITAAADPVLAWDKICEEVDVGK
- the tyrS gene encoding tyrosine--tRNA ligase, whose translation is MAQNFSWLHRGVAEIFPQPHDADSETESLEKRLLNADRPLRIKLGIDPTGADIHLGHSIPVRKLRAFQDAGHTAVLIIGDFTARIGDPTGKSDVRRQLTEAEVKQNAQTYLDQVRPILDFDTPGRLEVRYNSEWLSRLDLGKILELLSTMTVGQMLAKEGFAERYKKENPIFLHEFLYPLMQGFDSVAVESDVELGGTDQKFNIAVGRDLQRHFGLKPQFGLLLPILIGTDGVQKMSKSLGNYVGLSEHPSQKYQKLQAVPDNLLSQYFELLTDLPLESLPENPRDRQQFLAWEIVRQYHGEAAANEAKEAAKSGGKEGALPEFSLAAITQFPAKLAFILGASGMCKSTGEGKRKIQEGGVRLDGEKITDVDLTFDSPSDLSGKVLQVGKKNFVRLVSYDFQELTPQAECGIATPQTEVIAPS